The following nucleotide sequence is from Centropristis striata isolate RG_2023a ecotype Rhode Island chromosome 7, C.striata_1.0, whole genome shotgun sequence.
TTTAATTACACATCATGTGAAGCAGCATCCATCTGATgcacatttgattattttttgatgAAACAAACTAAATTGTTCTGCTGGTATTTCCTTTTTGTTCATCACAAATTTGACATTAATCATTCATGTTATTCACCATGTGATCACTACAAAATATAATCTACAGTATGAAGAAGCAGAGTAAGAATTAAagactgaatgaaaataaaacattgcaacatttaataaaacaacatatctaaaactgaaataactgaataaactgaaaaattcatcaaaaaaacccaacaaataaaaaactaaaactgatgaaagatttgattttaaaagtaaatgttgATAATCAAgatcattaatatttataacTTTTGTCACTAAAACACTGAATCTGTTTCTTAAAATCCAAACATTAGAACTGATTTAAACCTGTATGAACGTTTATCACCTGTAATGCAGCTCCAGTAttgagtttatatttacaactttttactttaaatgattccACTGAGATCTAGATAGATGATGAAATCAGAATAAAGTCTGAACAAACATTAACATTCCTGAACATTACGGAGAAAAATCTGTTGGACAGATTTTGATATCAGCAGTTTTAGCATCACCAGCCGGTCCAATACTGAAACATGGGAAGAGTTTCTCAGTGAAAGTGTCTCTGTGAGTGTAGAtgtgagtcattttgtcttcaggGTCGTAGAAGGACACCTCCCCCCTGTCATAGTCCAGCTGGACTCTGATCCGCTGGAGACTCTTCTTCACTCTGACAGTCTCATCAGCTCCATTACTGTATTCTCCACTCCGATGCAATAAACACCAGGTTCCATATTTTGGTGAAAGAAATCTCTTCCCCTTCCTGTCAACTGACTCTTTAACCAAACCTATATTCCAGAGAGGATGAtctcccacctccacctcccagcTGTGTTTCCCTGAGCTgaagccctcagagcccagaacatCTGAATATCTAGTGTTtctctctggattatcaggaagctgctggTTTGTGTCTCCACGTCTCACACTGGTCAGATCATCAGACAGATAGAGACTGTAGGctgcagtgtttgggtccagaatgAGAGGAGTGAAGTGGACCTTCTCCTTCATCTTCTCCCAGACTCTGAAGgacaggttgcccaggtgtttggccacaTCTATCAGCGCTCCTGAGAGCAGCTGTGGATCTGACAGTGAGCACTGGACTCTGGCTCTGGTCTGAGTGGCTTTATAACTGCTGAGGAATGGCAccttgtgtttctgcagctcttcttcaACAGCAGAGATACTGTCTGACAGAGAGGAGATCTGCTCCTGaatcctcttcatctctctgctgATAGTCTTccccttctgctcctcttcctccctcagagcTGCCAGTCtggactcctcttcctctttcaggAACTGGTGGAGCTTGTTGAACTCTGCTctgatctgtctctctgtggacaACAGCTGCTTCTTGGACTGTTGACTCACTTCATTGTatgttttctccacttgttTGTATTTGTCCCTCTTGTCCTGCAGAGACTGTAAGTCAGATTTCAGCTGGTCCTTCAGGTCACTGACTGCTTGTTCTATAGGAACCACTTTGTGACTCTGGTGGAGAGAAAACTCACAGACAGGACACACAGCTCTGTCTTCATCCTTACAGAACAATCTAGGCTCTTCTGGATGTTTACTACACACCACCTCcagcttcttctcttctttttctgtctcagatGATCCAGATTTCTGTCTCCCAGCAAAGGAGTCAGCCAGTTCCTTCAGTGGAAAGTTCACCAAAGGATCCCTTGATGCTTTTCTTTTACAAATaggacagtttttgttttcagtttgttcCCAGAATTTCTGCAGGCAGCTTGAACAGAAGCTGTGGTTGCAGCTCAGAGACACAGGATCTCTGAAAGTCTCTGAACACACATGGCAGCTCAGGTAACTTTCAACAAGAGCTCTTTCAGCCATTTCTGTTGGtatctaaattaaaaagcaaGACTCACCAAGTTACTGCCcaaaactgcaataaaaatactccaaatgtgtgttttccagcCGAGAGCTCACTCCCTGTAATGGCGTCTCAGCACCGTCAACAATGTGAAAATCTGCTTTCACTTTCTATCACCTGTCACAGGTTCAGGTAACAGCAGGAAATGCTGTAATGTTATTAAGTCACCAGCAGATGGCATCACAATGTTTTCATATGTATCAATGTAACTCTTCATTCAGTACATTACAAATGAATTGCTCATGAATCTGCTGAATGAACCATTTGAATGTTTATTATGAGACTAACAACTGCAAAACACATAAGTGACATTTGGAAGTTGAAAATAATCCATCAATGTTCTGTGAGAATCTTCACAATGTttgaagatttaaaaatattataattgcaGCTTTCAAAGTGAAACATGACCAGATATTctactttctttcttcttttacaAATCTGTAACAGAGAAACAAGAGCTGTCAACATGAGAGTCGATGAGTTCTTTGATTTTGTTGTAACTCTTCCAACATGGCAGCACGTCTCTTAAAACCAGGAGGAAAAGTTTTTCATGTCTCTCTGACATGTCTCTGTttattcacttgtttctatAAATGCAGTAAACTGTCAGAGCTGCAGTGACGGTGATCTGTTTTATGAGTCTGTTCAGAGAGAAAAACTTGTGAatgatgacctttgacccacaACAGTCAGTGTGAGGTCAgtcacaaaacaaagaaaagtgcaGATCTGCTGCAGACTGTGACAGAAACGACTCAATGGACTGTACAGAGTGGTGGAAAGAGACTGAGGACATTTAATCAAATACTGGACTCAAGTGCTTCAGTTCATTGAGATTAAtgatacaaaatataatcaaaaaataaatggtgatgtattattattagggccgggactttaacgcgttaattaagatgaataaattacacaaaatttaatgtgttaaaaaaattgacgcattttaatcacacttatttttgcaccgcggaacgtttctcactggatgagtttcaggaggaccgattatactggagcaccaactagcgttgatgagttgagacaacaacaaaccacagtgaccatgaaggaagaagctgatgagacctttggttggccccgtggatgatgggacatttagttactaaaaaccaacggatggaagcgtccataagagcatggttgtgttgctaggcaacaaggaattcacatatcaccatagcagcacatccagcctcaagtatcacctcaatgctaaacatatagcagcgaGCGTGGAcgctataaaaaataataataataaacactatttttgttgcttaagcttatgtattcagtcattattcaatggtatactaaaaatccatgtgaaaaaaattacttctcactgctctcaggtcaaatatctatatgcgattaaaattagattaaaatgcgattaattaattacaaagcctctaagtaattggattaatttttttaatcgagtcccggccctaattattattattattataagttagATAAAACTGTATTGCTGTCCAGGGGAAATGCACATGCTACCCAGCAGtatttaaaataagtaaaattagCTTCATCtctaccagctgcaacattaaagtgaatCACATTATTACCAAGGTTATtaaagttaacgaaaactaacgaaataacgaaaactagaattgaaaaaacattttcgataactgaaatataaataaacatgagaGTTTTTGAacaaacgataactaactgaaaatgtattttgtggttcactaaaactaacgaaaactaaactaaaactaagcattttctcagaaataaaaacaatttaaaactagcaaactcactctaaaaaactcattaaaactaactgaatttgaaaacaaaaaatcacaatgaaattaaaactaaaactaatgaaaaatcccaaactattataagcTTGATTATTACATCACTAATTATAATCCGATAAGATTTATTATACTGAAATGGAACATTCAGAATGATAatatttattcttcttttagtattttaagtaaagtttgatgctgatacttttgttcttgtATTTGTAAAAGAGTATTTCTACACGatagtattgctacttttactgttaaagatctgagtacttcttccaccaccttTCTACTGTAAGTTCAAcatgaattcattcattcattcagtatcgtggggggctggagcccaTCCCAGCTGACATCAGGAGAGAGGCgggtccaccctggacaggcCTCCAGACTATCACTggactgacacatagagacagacaaccattcacgctctcattcactcctacgggccaCCAATTAAATctgagctgcatgtctttggactgtgggaggaagccaccATGTAGCTCTACCAGCTGATAGAAAATGTATCAACAACTCTACCCATTCTACAGTATGTtgatgtgaaaaaaaacccacaacctGACTGTATTAATATTCCTGAttacatatataaatgtattatttttgtacatgtgTCTATCCAGATCCCATTCCACATGGTCATGTCCTGCTCAAACTGTGAGGAAGTCCTGGACAGTGTTGTTGGAAAACACTGTGGATCATTTCTTCAGTGGGTCACATTCACCTTCTAATAGAGGACAGCAACATGTACAGTAACTGCtcggggtgtgacgagatcttgCGAAATTAAACTCAACGATATTTCTCGTCGCGCTAAAAGTCagtctcgcgagatttgtgagttatccaaacttctatttgtgacctgtgggggcagtaaaaggaaaagaagaagaggaggagaaggaggagaagcagcaagcagccagaatgacgtcacaggctgacaggctaacagttagctttgtagcagtacagtgtgtatgtgctaacaggctaacagttagctctgtagcagtacagtgtgtatgtgccgacaggctaacagttagctctgtagcagtacagtgtgtatgtgctgacaggctaacagttagctctgtagcagtacagtgtgtatgtgctaataagctaacagttagctctgtagcagtacagtgtgtatgtgctaacaggctaacagttagctctgtagcagtacagtgtgtatgtgctaacaggctaacagttagctctgtagcagtacagtgtgtatgtgctaacaggctaacagttagctctgtagcagtacagtgtgtatgtgctaataggctaacagttagctctgtagcagtagtgtgctgctgctgcaggaggtgttcacttagcgatctctgtttgtttacaacaagcaccagacactctgtgcacagttagcgatgccgggtAATTCAAGGTCGCTATGTTTATCATAATTCGctatgctgctttgttttgatcagctgctgaggttgtgcagttagcgacggcggccacagttgagtttCCCGTGTGTAATCCGTCggttatgtgatcacggtcgaaactgtcgctaagtgaTTAAGTCACCTCTggatagggatgggtacctttcacatttgaaccgatacggtaccgacaccggtactcaacggtacctaTTTTCGGCacttttgcatttgtttatgtggtaataaatgttaatttgtttttttataataaaatctaattttttcaattcaacatatttatttctcaaaatataaactttaaaaaatatatcaaaacaatataaaatccaggatgagcagtgctttattgttgagtgaacgtgcattttgtaacatgaaggttgcagtgttatcaaagaatgcacaggagcgctctcaggtggcaagtgcacggaggagaaaaaaaaaaaaaaggttgcaagtgcacgtgtgatttgttgtgatgacgtcgtagctgtgcggcgcagcaccggtcagacagtattgtgggcgtggcatggttggaataaacaaagttgagtcgggctgctctgtgcacatatcgaggatgacgcaggagtccgagggatttaatttcagcgaggcagtttggagtaaagtggcatgtaatattcctgagttgaagagcggagtattagcggaggaccagagatgcagcagctagctgctagctgctaatgactgatctacagaagaatggagaaagcaaatggagtaaggaaggtccaatctggaggcagacgaaggccaagcccgtgtagagacattggagagatagcagctggcggctagcaggcctagagccggctgttcgtactgcgccggggtggaagagggcaacagctagtggccgcggtgagcagacaggacaagatgaggaggtaaataaaaacagaaaaaatagtgcgcttgttaatcaaagatgttaaatgaaagcaggttgaaatcaatgatcagtttaaagttaacgccgttaaggtaccgaaacatggtaccgtttgattttacatgaatcggtattcggtagtaccgacggaattcggtcggtacctataaaagtacagAATTCGGTACCCGTACCTATTTCTGACACATTTCCTGAGTCCTGatactctctgtctctgtttggtcACTGGGGAAGGGTTCACATTGAAAGTGAAACTATCAGAAAGTGTTAAAAGGTGTTTCTATCCATCAACCTGTGCAGCAAACAATAATATGCATGTAAATAagtgacagaaacaaaatgttcagTGTTCAAAATGAGACGGCTGTTAACAAAATGTGCACTTTGTCTCCATCTTGTGTCGTTTACAGGAAGTAaatagatgatgatgatggtaattatactgatgatatgatggtaataatgttattgtgaccAGACagcatatactatatatatatatatatatatatatatatatatatatacatatatatatatatagtgtaatagtaagagtaataataatagtaataaggccagtataataatagtagtatatcacagtatatagtaataatagtaatggcatcagtgtatgtatataataataattgcagtagtagtagtaataataataataataataataataataataacatagcaatgtgtcatatatttagcctgtgcagggtgtgcagtgcatacatacacaacacaatatgtaaacatatgtatatatatatatgtataaatataaatatatatacatatatacatacatacacaacacTATATATGtaaacatatgcacacacacacacacacacacacacacacacacacacacacacacacacacacaagatatgatataatatgatatattgtaccggcattatatatgcatatacatacttgactatacaagatatacatacaatagataatatactaagagtttaagaatatgtaaataagtagaatgtgcaaaaggacaagaatattgtataaatatgatatataatataaatatgattaCCGTAATATTAACACATATCACATATGATGTGAAGTATATGTTCCAGTATTTGGAGAGTTGAACAGGTGACAAAGTAAAGTAtcaaagtatcaaagtaaaatgTGTCCATGCAGCCACATACTGTCCACATTCTGTCCATTCAGTCATGTTGGTGACATGATGCACATGTGAGCATGTTGTCTCTGAAAACTGCATTAAATAGGAGACAAAATGAGTCAAATGTAGCAGTGGAAGCATTTCTGAAACAGAGCTGTCTTGTTGGAAATGCTTCTCCATGTGTGCAGCCTTCACACACTGAGTCAGCATTATACAGTCCTGCTGACTGACTCTAACTAATCTTTAGTGAACATCTTCATTCTCCTTCAGAGCAAATGATTGTAGACAGCCTCACTCCATCTCTGTGTAGCAACCCTCAGTCCTCCCTCTCTTCAATGAGGCTGTTTAGAACACACTTTAGTATCAACACACTGTTACAACTTCACATCACTAAACTAACCAACAGCTGCAACCATTCTGCTCCTCTGTTGGTTTTTCTCACGTCTAGAAGTGAAAAATATAGATTTATGTTCAGGAGACTGTTGtaaattattagtttttaacctttgaactgctgtttttacagtttataatGTGGTGAATGTGTAGGAGGGAAAAGTTGAACcatcttttaaatcttttaaactccattaaaaataaacaagttgCACAACTCTTTTTAAACATGccatgctttatttctcacgtTTTCTCACATTTACCTTCATCACAGCCGTATGAAGATGATTCTGGATTCTTTATGTACAatttattaatttgtaatttgattttacaaaagaaaatatcaatttgtatcattattataattccCAGCCGTCCACAAATGTTGAAGTTGATGCGTATTTGTagttatttgtatatttttgtacaGTGAAATGGCTATTTGACTCGTTTATATAAAGAAACtggaaatacataaacacaaacctttaaattaaactgctgctGATTTAATTACACATCATGTGAAGCAGCATCCATCTGATgcacatttgattatttttttaaatatatttgattgaGGAAACAAACTAAATTGTTCTGCTGGTATTTACTTTTTGTTCATCACAAATTTGACATTAATAATTCATGTTATTCACCATGTGATCACTACAAAATATCATCTACAGTATGAAGAAGCAGTGTAAGAATTAAagactgaatgaaaataaaacattgcaacatttaataaaacaacatatctaaaactgaaataactgaataaactgaaaaattcatcaaaaaacccaacaaataaaaaactaaaactgatgaaagatactaaaatatttgatttaaaagtaaatgttgATAATCAGgatcattaatatttataacTTTTGTCACTAAAACACTGAATCTGTTTCTTAAAATCCAAACATTAGAACTGATTTAAACCTGTATGAACGTTTATCACCTGTATTGCAGCTCCAGTAttgagtttatatttacaactttttactttaaatgattccACTGAGATCTAGATAGATGATGAAATCAGAATAAAGTCTGAACAAACATTAACATTCCTGAACATTACAGAGAAAAATCTGTTGGACAGATTTTGAGATCAGCAGTTTTAGCATCACCAGCCTTTCCAATACAGAAATATGGGAAGAGTTTCTCAGTGAAAGTGTCTCTGTAAGTGTAGAtgtgagtcattttgtcttcaggGTCGTAGAAGGACACCTCCCCCCTGTCATAGTCCAGCTGgactctgatcctctggagaCTCTTCTTCACTCTGACAGTCTGACCAGATCCATTAGTGTATTTTCCATTCTGAAGAACTAAACACCAGAATCCATATTCTGGTGAAACAAATATCTTTCCCTTCCTGTCAACTGACTCTTTAACCAAACCTACATCCCAGCGAGGATGAtctcccacctccacctcccagcTGTGTTTCCCTGAGCTgaagccctcagagcccagaaaAATGGTATACTTAGTGAAtctctctggattatcaggaagctgctggTCTGTGTCTCCACGTCTCACACTGGTCAGATCatcagacagatagagacagtaggctgcagtgtttgggtccagaatgAGAGGAGTGAAGTGGACCTTCTCCTTCATCTTCTCCCAGACTCTGAAGgacaggttgcccaggtgtttggccacaTCTATCAGCGCTCCTGAGAGCAGCTGTGGATCTGACAGTGAGCACTGGACTCTGGCTCTGGTCTGAGTGGCTTTATAACTGCTGAGGAATGGCAccttgtgtttctgcagctcttcttcaACAGCAGAGATACTGTCTGACAGAGAGGAGATCTGCTCCTGaatcctcttcatctctctgctgATAGTCTTccccttctgctcctcttcctccctcagagcTGCCAGTCtggactcctcttcctctttcaggAACTGGTGGAGCTTGTTGAACTCTGCTctgatctgtctctctgtggacaACAGCTGCTTCTTGGACTGTTGACTCACTTCATTGTatgttttctccacttgttTGTATTTGTCCCTCTTGTCCTGCAGAGACTGTAAGTCAGATTTCAGCTGGTCCTTCAGGTCACTGACTGCTTGTTCTATAGGAACCACTTTGTGACTCTGGTGGAGAGAAAACTCACAGACAGGACACACAGCTCTGTCTTCATCCTTACAGAACAGTTTAGGGACATCTGAATGTTTACATCTCACcgtctcttttttcttttcttctttttctgtctcagatGATCCAGATTTCTGTCTCCCAGCAAAGGAGTCAGCCAGTTCCTTCAGTGAAAGGTTTACAGCTGGTTCACCAGTTAAGGACTTTCTTTTACAAATgggacagtttttgtttttagtttgttcCCAGAATTTCTTCAGGCAGCTTGaacagaagctgtggctgcagctcagagacacAGGATCTCTGAAAGTCTCTGAACACACATGGCAGCTCAGGTAACTTTCAACAAGAGCAGTTTTCTCAGCCATTTTAAACTGAAGTTATATTTCAGTCAGCAGGACTCACCGTGTCTCTTCACTTCTTCAGTTGATAAACTCCAAACGTGTTTCAGCAGAGATTTCACTCCTTTAAGTGACTAACAGCTCTGATCAAAAGTGTCAAAATCTGCTCTACTAGTTTCTGTTACTCCTCCCACAGAGTGACTTAACATCAAGAAATGTTGTTGTGTGAGTTTGTTGCCGGAATGAAACTCAGTCAAATATTTTCCTCTTGATTAAAAGAAGACAATTTCCTTGTACATGTAGCTGGTTTACAGCCAGAACAAACCAAAggtgtccaaaaaaaaatgtgactcTTCATGTTCAGCTTCACTTTAGAGGAATAGAAACGTCCTCAAAATGCCACAAAGAAGCAGAAGGTTGTAGTATCCCATTTCAACAGGCTGACTGACACTATAAAGAGATGAACAACATTATATTTTTCACTCAACAGGAAACTTtctgccaacatgtcagcatgACTGTTTATTTCAGACAGATAATTCAATGTTTGTCACTCAATTAAACTTCAGGTACATGATGAGTTTTTAATCTAACTCATTTGACATTTCTCATACTGTGCAGTTTGCCAAGTTATTCTTCacacattttcatttgtttactcATTCATCTATCATAATTTTTTACCCTTTATCTCGTGttcaaggagaaaaaaaaggactcGAGTCCATCCCATCATAAATTGGATAAATGATTATCATTACATGAACAAAGTcaacagaaatacaaaatagTATCAAATGTCAAAAAGGAGTTATATTTCAGTCTGCAAGACTCACCAACGTTTAGTCTCTTCACTTCTTCAGTTGATGAACTCCAAACGTGTGTTTCAGCAGagatttctttctttaaagTGGCGTCTCAGCTCTGATCAACAATGTCAAAATCCTCCGGTGAGGCGTGAACATTTTGATAGTTCGACTGTAACTTAACAAGTTgaacaacatttttgttttccagCCAGCAGGAACATGTGACAGGGAGCAGTTTCTACCAACATGTCAATGTGTGTTTACTTCATCAGTTGGACCAGCTCTAAAGCACTCCTCTAACTTTCACTAAGAAGCAAAGTTGTTATGAACTTATATTCTCCTTTTCATCACAAGATAAAGTGGACAAATGCATACGTCACTTATGATATGTCCCAGCAAACCCACTAAAATGACTTTTTCTCCAATATTATTACATTAGTACATTTAATGTGTCACATTTAGGATTTAGTGTCTGTATGAATTCTCTCATTCGActgtattttattaatgttttgctTTCTGGCACATTTTTCACTCTCATTCATGCAAACTCTTCACCCTCTTTTTGACATTATGATATGAGTTAATTTAATCGTGCATTTGCTGAAATATTTTCTTCATAAGATGAACAAAtgcacaatataaaaaaatgggaaaaaaacacaaagatattcagttgatgtcttgaaatgtttaaaatgtataaatatgatGAAAGCAGTGAGTGGAGAGGTATAATGGAGGTGTAAATATTACAAAGTAACATGTCTTCAGCCtcaaactgttaaaaaatattttttatcttattgtgGTTTCAGTTTCTAAAGTAAAACCcagaataacacaaaaaaaactgaggAAAATACTTTCACATCAGTTTGTTTAGTGTTCTGATGGGAGTTTCTCTTCCTGCAgtgcacagaaaacacaaaaaaatagagaTTAAATCATACTTGATTGGAGAAAAAGTCATGCTAGTTgagttctttgtgtttgtgcagcttCTCCATCCTGGCAGCATTTCTCTTATAACCATCAGGAAATATTTGTCATAGCCTGACATGTCTCTGTTTGATGATTTCAAACTATAATTGCAGTGAAATATCACAGCTTCAGTCACTTCAGATTAAACCACCtgtgttgacctttgacccacaTGTTGCACAACAGTCAGTGTAAGGCTCGTCAATGAGATTTTTTTATCTCTGCAGAAGAGAAACAAGAGTTGTTGAGCTACATGTAGCCTAAGAGTGGATTCTTTCCTACCAGGTAGCAGggagtaacatgattttatctATAAGATATAGTTACACTGTTTTGAACTGGTATAAACTGAATTAATTCCATAAGATGTTATCCTGCCTGAAATCTGACTGTTTCGTTCAAATGTGTTCAGCTGCTCAACATAAGCCATCCATCATTGACTAATTCTCTATTTATCCTTGAAACAATTGTTACAGGCTAGGAGGGGCTAGGGTTTTCGTGGCTACATCAGCAGGGCATTCTGGGAAGGTGTGTGTATTGTTTTTCCTGTTCTACCAGGCAGACACGTGCGTGACCGACTCCGCAGCCATGagtgttgtattgtatttttcttcAGCGAGGAAAATAAAAGTGTAGTTCTTTCGACGTGGTAAACAGAGAGCTCtccaagggggggggggggggggggtccacCTACTACAGTTCGAGATAGAAAAACACGCTGACTGCTTCATTTCTGCATGGCGAGGTTTTTAAAGATTATAAAGATAGAAAAAAGTTCAGGAACACACATGCAGAATCTGTGAAACCTGACAAAACCagcataatcatcatcatcatcatcatcgtcgtcGTTTCTTGAGACCGGGCTGGTCATTCTGGGTCATTTATAGACATGAAACTAACATCACACCAACAC
It contains:
- the LOC131974250 gene encoding nuclear factor 7, brain-like, producing the protein MAERALVESYLSCHVCSETFRDPVSLSCNHSFCSSCLQKFWEQTENKNCPICKRKASRDPLVNFPLKELADSFAGRQKSGSSETEKEEKKLEVVCSKHPEEPRLFCKDEDRAVCPVCEFSLHQSHKVVPIEQAVSDLKDQLKSDLQSLQDKRDKYKQVEKTYNEVSQQSKKQLLSTERQIRAEFNKLHQFLKEEEESRLAALREEEEQKGKTISREMKRIQEQISSLSDSISAVEEELQKHKVPFLSSYKATQTRARVQCSLSDPQLLSGALIDVAKHLGNLSFRVWEKMKEKVHFTPLILDPNTAAYSLYLSDDLTSVRRGDTNQQLPDNPERNTRYSDVLGSEGFSSGKHSWEVEVGDHPLWNIGLVKESVDRKGKRFLSPKYGTWCLLHRSGEYSNGADETVRVKKSLQRIRVQLDYDRGEVSFYDPEDKMTHIYTHRDTFTEKLFPCFSIGPAGDAKTADIKICPTDFSP
- the LOC131974246 gene encoding nuclear factor 7, brain-like — translated: MAEKTALVESYLSCHVCSETFRDPVSLSCSHSFCSSCLKKFWEQTKNKNCPICKRKSLTGEPAVNLSLKELADSFAGRQKSGSSETEKEEKKKETVRCKHSDVPKLFCKDEDRAVCPVCEFSLHQSHKVVPIEQAVSDLKDQLKSDLQSLQDKRDKYKQVEKTYNEVSQQSKKQLLSTERQIRAEFNKLHQFLKEEEESRLAALREEEEQKGKTISREMKRIQEQISSLSDSISAVEEELQKHKVPFLSSYKATQTRARVQCSLSDPQLLSGALIDVAKHLGNLSFRVWEKMKEKVHFTPLILDPNTAAYCLYLSDDLTSVRRGDTDQQLPDNPERFTKYTIFLGSEGFSSGKHSWEVEVGDHPRWDVGLVKESVDRKGKIFVSPEYGFWCLVLQNGKYTNGSGQTVRVKKSLQRIRVQLDYDRGEVSFYDPEDKMTHIYTYRDTFTEKLFPYFCIGKAGDAKTADLKICPTDFSL